The following proteins are co-located in the Myroides profundi genome:
- a CDS encoding porin family protein, with protein MKKILYTLVLSLGVLTAGSAQNQEVSKASDKNSFEKFFTENMDYQVRAHFSIGGSSPLGLPKEIRKINSYNPGLQLGLEANATKWLTDDKQWGVRLGLRFEGKGMTTKANVKEYLTEIIQDNSKVRGYFTGDVKTKVRNTYLTVPVNVVYSINDNWNIYGGLYFSALIDKTFDGYVTNGYLRQNTPNGPKLTFEDDSSAPYDFSDEVRKFQWGTQVGAEWKMNKHFFLLGELSYGFNGVLNSDFDAISFSMHNIYLNLGFGYQF; from the coding sequence ATGAAAAAAATATTATATACGTTAGTATTATCATTAGGAGTACTGACTGCTGGTTCTGCACAAAATCAAGAAGTATCAAAAGCATCAGACAAAAATTCTTTTGAAAAATTCTTTACAGAAAATATGGATTACCAAGTAAGAGCACACTTTAGTATAGGCGGTTCTTCTCCTCTAGGTCTTCCAAAAGAAATAAGAAAAATCAATAGTTATAACCCAGGTCTACAGTTAGGATTAGAAGCTAATGCTACGAAATGGTTAACTGATGACAAACAATGGGGAGTTCGTTTAGGTCTTCGCTTTGAAGGTAAAGGAATGACAACTAAAGCCAATGTAAAAGAATATCTAACTGAGATTATACAAGACAACTCTAAAGTAAGAGGTTACTTCACAGGAGATGTAAAAACGAAGGTAAGAAATACTTATCTAACAGTTCCTGTAAATGTGGTGTACTCTATCAATGATAACTGGAATATCTATGGAGGTTTATACTTCTCAGCTTTAATTGACAAAACATTTGATGGGTATGTAACTAATGGTTATTTGCGACAAAATACCCCTAATGGGCCTAAACTTACATTCGAAGATGACAGTAGTGCACCTTATGACTTCTCTGATGAAGTACGTAAATTCCAATGGGGTACTCAAGTAGGTGCTGAGTGGAAGATGAATAAACACTTCTTTTTACTAGGAGAATTATCTTATGGATTTAATGGAGTATTAAATAGTGATTTTGACGCTATATCATTCTCTATGCACAATATATACTTAAACTTAGGATTTGGGTACCAATTCTAA
- a CDS encoding PCMD domain-containing protein encodes MRINYLLFALLTTIGITFSSCIKDEAIGRETDILKATIEGAEEYLSMNPTITNNKVFFLLHSDIKKKTFAPTFKLTEGATIEPANGTTQDFSNGAVKYTITSSDGLFKKVYNVSFINNTFISEYSFENVKTEITDGPEGIYHEFYEKLPTGEEKYDWASGNLGYNMLAETLLEDDQELSPEVYPTFSINDGYKGKGVKMVTRSTGPLGNMMKTPLAAGNLYLGVFDFTFPPINSTKFGIPYGQKLNMPVSLTGYYKYKAGENFKVNSTDGSNYTKDGWDAYAIIFEKGSDSSKEYLGGNHSFQDPRMVAMARLSDKQRLEANDWTSFEIPFTVLPGKTFDPENNYMITIVFSSSVEGDRFNGAVGSTLYIDEVKLNYDK; translated from the coding sequence ATGAGAATAAACTACTTATTATTCGCCCTACTGACAACCATAGGGATCACATTCTCGTCTTGTATAAAAGATGAGGCGATTGGTAGAGAGACAGATATTCTAAAAGCAACTATAGAAGGTGCAGAGGAATATCTATCTATGAATCCAACTATCACAAACAACAAAGTGTTCTTCCTTCTACATTCAGATATTAAGAAAAAAACATTTGCACCAACTTTTAAACTAACTGAAGGAGCAACAATAGAACCTGCAAACGGAACTACTCAAGACTTCTCTAATGGTGCTGTAAAATACACTATTACATCAAGTGATGGTCTTTTTAAGAAAGTTTATAATGTTAGTTTTATTAACAATACTTTTATCAGTGAATATAGCTTTGAAAATGTAAAGACTGAAATCACAGATGGACCAGAAGGAATCTATCATGAGTTCTATGAAAAATTACCTACAGGAGAAGAAAAATACGACTGGGCTAGTGGTAACCTAGGTTACAATATGTTAGCAGAAACACTACTAGAAGACGACCAAGAATTATCTCCAGAAGTATACCCAACTTTCTCTATTAATGATGGATACAAAGGTAAAGGAGTAAAAATGGTAACTAGAAGTACTGGACCTCTTGGTAATATGATGAAGACTCCTCTTGCTGCAGGAAACCTATATTTAGGGGTATTTGATTTTACTTTCCCTCCTATAAACTCTACTAAGTTTGGTATCCCTTATGGACAGAAACTTAACATGCCAGTATCTCTAACAGGATATTATAAGTACAAAGCAGGTGAGAATTTTAAAGTCAATAGTACTGATGGATCAAACTATACAAAAGACGGATGGGATGCTTATGCTATTATCTTTGAAAAAGGTTCTGATTCTAGCAAAGAATATTTAGGAGGAAATCATAGTTTCCAAGATCCAAGAATGGTAGCTATGGCAAGATTAAGTGATAAGCAAAGATTAGAAGCAAACGATTGGACTAGCTTTGAAATACCATTTACAGTATTACCAGGTAAAACTTTTGATCCAGAAAACAACTATATGATAACAATCGTATTTTCATCAAGCGTTGAAGGAGATAGATTTAATGGAGCCGTAGGAAGTACACTTTACATTGATGAAGTTAAACTTAACTATGACAAATAA
- a CDS encoding porin family protein: MGLLQRYSICLILLIGINTVSFAQTKDTTGFKAFFKENIEYQLRGQFSIGGSTPLSMPAEIREINSYNPTLQLGLELNVTKWLSNDHKWGIRTGLRMEGRGMKTDARVKNYYTQIDGGDGKQTKGYFTGNVKTTMKNSYITFPVLVAYNASENWNAYGGLYLSGLIDKDFTGYVYDGVLREGTPIGTPVEFEGDAKGDYDFSEDLNRFQYGIQLGGEYKLNTHFRIFSDLNWGLNGVFKKDFDAISFKMYNIYLNLGFGYTF, translated from the coding sequence ATGGGATTACTACAGAGATATAGTATTTGTTTAATCCTATTGATAGGAATAAACACAGTGTCTTTCGCTCAAACTAAAGACACAACAGGATTTAAAGCTTTCTTTAAGGAAAATATAGAATATCAACTAAGAGGACAATTCAGCATAGGAGGAAGTACTCCACTCAGTATGCCTGCTGAGATACGAGAGATCAATAGCTATAACCCTACGCTGCAATTAGGACTAGAGTTAAACGTCACTAAATGGTTGAGCAATGACCACAAATGGGGAATCCGTACAGGACTGCGCATGGAAGGTAGAGGTATGAAAACAGATGCTCGTGTAAAGAACTATTATACTCAGATAGATGGTGGTGATGGAAAGCAAACCAAAGGGTACTTCACAGGAAACGTAAAGACTACTATGAAAAACTCTTATATCACCTTCCCTGTATTAGTAGCCTATAATGCGTCTGAGAACTGGAATGCCTATGGAGGACTGTATCTATCAGGCTTAATAGACAAGGACTTTACAGGATATGTGTATGATGGAGTATTAAGAGAAGGTACCCCCATCGGTACACCTGTAGAATTCGAAGGAGATGCTAAAGGAGACTATGACTTCTCAGAAGACCTTAACAGGTTTCAATACGGTATACAATTAGGAGGTGAATACAAGCTAAATACACATTTCCGCATATTCTCAGATCTAAACTGGGGATTGAATGGTGTATTCAAAAAAGACTTTGATGCTATCTCCTTTAAAATGTATAATATTTACTTAAATCTCGGTTTTGGGTATACGTTCTAA
- a CDS encoding PCMD domain-containing protein, with amino-acid sequence MNQYIKAFLLLTPLIFSSCIKDEELDTNADILEAYIPSEYLKTDPIITNTSVEFRVKANVDLEKQTPFFIISPNATMDPPNGTTRDFRNSQEVIVTAQDQNWKKKYIVSFTSDELSTLYTFNNAELTNKNRYYRFYEIGSNGDKIYDWDSGNDGYSTVAGNTPPEGYPTTIAPGRRGGLSVKMQTVYTSKTGQIAGNPIAAGNLFLGTFKLNPLFPIKSTKFGLPYTGELPSSLRGSFKYTAGKVVTDSNYNEIPGAKDTFDIYAILFETQKKNNFLAGDHAFKDPRNVAIARIEAKDRIETNLWTEFNVPFVLVPGKTYDPQKDYILAIVMTSSIDGADFKGAVGSTLLVDEIELVYEKDNKE; translated from the coding sequence ATGAATCAGTACATTAAAGCCTTCTTACTGCTAACTCCACTAATCTTCTCATCATGTATCAAGGATGAGGAACTAGATACGAATGCAGACATTCTAGAGGCATATATTCCTTCTGAGTATCTAAAGACAGATCCTATTATCACAAATACGTCTGTAGAATTTAGAGTAAAAGCGAATGTTGATTTAGAAAAACAAACACCTTTCTTTATCATCTCGCCTAATGCTACTATGGATCCTCCTAATGGTACAACAAGGGACTTCAGAAATAGTCAGGAAGTTATCGTAACAGCACAAGATCAAAATTGGAAAAAGAAGTATATCGTTAGCTTCACGAGTGATGAGCTAAGTACATTATACACCTTTAACAATGCAGAACTTACAAATAAAAACAGATACTATAGATTCTACGAAATAGGCTCTAATGGAGATAAAATATACGACTGGGATAGTGGTAATGATGGCTACTCTACTGTAGCAGGAAACACGCCACCAGAAGGATACCCTACTACGATAGCACCTGGTAGAAGAGGTGGTCTGTCTGTAAAGATGCAGACGGTCTATACTTCAAAAACGGGACAGATAGCAGGTAACCCTATAGCTGCAGGTAACTTATTCCTAGGTACTTTTAAACTCAACCCTCTGTTTCCTATTAAGTCTACCAAGTTTGGGCTGCCATATACAGGTGAGCTGCCTAGTAGTCTAAGAGGTTCGTTTAAATACACTGCTGGTAAGGTCGTGACAGACAGTAACTATAACGAGATACCTGGTGCAAAAGACACTTTTGATATCTATGCAATCTTATTTGAAACACAAAAGAAAAACAACTTCCTAGCAGGTGATCACGCTTTTAAAGACCCTAGAAATGTAGCTATCGCTAGAATAGAAGCTAAAGATAGAATAGAGACGAACTTGTGGACGGAGTTTAATGTCCCGTTTGTGCTAGTACCTGGTAAGACCTATGATCCACAGAAAGATTATATACTCGCTATCGTGATGACATCTAGTATAGATGGAGCGGACTTTAAGGGCGCAGTAGGCAGTACACTACTAGTAGACGAGATAGAGTTAGTTTATGAAAAAGATAATAAGGAATAA
- a CDS encoding bifunctional GNAT family N-acetyltransferase/carbon-nitrogen hydrolase family protein produces the protein METTINKVELRNLLIDDYLELKKSMLESYQGLEDSYWNKDEIEQLLEVFPEGQLVVLVDGVVVGSALSLIIDEKQAMSAHTYEQITGYSTFSTHNPEGNVLYGIDVFIHPKYRGLRLGRRLYDARKEMCEQLNLKSIVFAGRIPKYSKYADELTPKQYLEKVKTKEIHDPVMSFQMANDFHMVRLMRNYLEGDTSSKEYAVLLEWNNIYYEKDVQLINAKKSVIRLGLIQWQMRPLNDLQEFFDQAEFFINAVSDYESDFAMFPELFTAPLMADYNHLSEADAIRELARYTDSIRKKFQEFAISYNINIITGSMPYLVDGILYNVGFLCKRDGTYEMYSKIHITPNEVHYWGMRGGSKIQTFDTDCGKIGIMICYDVEFPELSRLLADQGMDILFVPFLTDTQNGYTRVRNCAAARAIENECYVAIAGCVGNLPKVNNMDIQFAQAAVLTPSDFAFPTNGVKAEATPNTEMTLIVDVDVDLLKELHEHGSVRIKKDRRTDLYQTRALK, from the coding sequence ATGGAGACTACTATCAATAAAGTAGAATTAAGAAATTTATTAATTGACGATTATTTAGAGCTAAAAAAATCAATGCTCGAATCATACCAAGGGCTAGAAGATTCGTACTGGAACAAAGATGAAATCGAACAATTATTAGAAGTATTTCCAGAAGGACAGCTTGTCGTTTTAGTAGATGGTGTTGTAGTAGGGTCAGCTTTGTCACTTATTATTGATGAAAAACAGGCAATGTCTGCACATACCTATGAGCAGATTACAGGATATTCTACCTTTAGCACGCATAATCCGGAAGGAAATGTACTATACGGGATAGACGTATTCATCCATCCTAAGTATAGAGGACTTAGATTAGGAAGAAGGTTATATGATGCGCGTAAAGAAATGTGTGAACAGTTAAATCTGAAGTCTATCGTATTCGCAGGGCGTATCCCTAAATATTCTAAATATGCTGATGAACTAACACCTAAGCAATATCTAGAAAAAGTAAAAACAAAAGAAATACACGATCCAGTCATGTCATTCCAGATGGCTAACGACTTCCACATGGTACGCCTAATGCGCAATTACCTAGAGGGAGACACGAGCTCTAAAGAATATGCAGTGCTTCTAGAGTGGAATAATATCTACTATGAGAAAGATGTACAGCTGATCAATGCTAAAAAAAGTGTGATCAGACTAGGGCTGATACAGTGGCAGATGAGACCGCTAAACGACCTACAAGAGTTCTTCGATCAGGCAGAATTCTTTATCAATGCGGTATCTGACTATGAGAGTGACTTCGCTATGTTCCCAGAGTTGTTTACAGCACCACTTATGGCTGACTATAACCACTTATCTGAGGCAGATGCAATACGTGAATTAGCAAGATATACTGACTCTATACGCAAGAAGTTTCAGGAGTTCGCTATCTCTTATAATATCAATATCATCACAGGAAGTATGCCGTACTTAGTAGATGGTATCTTATATAACGTAGGATTCTTATGTAAGCGAGATGGTACTTACGAGATGTATTCTAAGATCCATATCACTCCTAACGAAGTACACTACTGGGGTATGAGAGGAGGATCTAAGATACAGACCTTCGATACTGACTGTGGTAAGATCGGTATCATGATATGTTATGATGTGGAGTTCCCAGAATTGTCTAGATTACTAGCAGATCAAGGGATGGATATTTTATTCGTTCCATTCCTTACAGATACGCAGAATGGATATACTCGTGTGAGAAACTGTGCTGCTGCTAGAGCGATCGAGAATGAGTGTTATGTAGCGATAGCTGGATGTGTGGGTAACCTACCGAAGGTGAATAATATGGATATTCAGTTCGCTCAGGCAGCTGTACTTACTCCATCTGACTTTGCCTTCCCTACAAATGGGGTGAAAGCAGAAGCAACACCTAATACAGAGATGACACTTATCGTAGATGTGGATGTAGACTTACTGAAAGAACTACACGAGCACGGTAGTGTACGTATCAAAAAAGATAGACGTACGGATCTATATCAAACTAGAGCTCTGAAATAA
- a CDS encoding single-stranded DNA-binding protein, whose protein sequence is MSSIKNKVQLIGRVGQDPEVKTYESNKKRATFSLAINDVYYNDAGERVESCNWHNITVWGKLADIVEKFVNKGKEIAVEGKLVNRSFEDKDGNQRYVTEIAVSELVFLGSK, encoded by the coding sequence ATGAGTTCAATAAAAAACAAAGTGCAATTAATTGGCAGAGTTGGACAAGATCCAGAAGTGAAAACGTATGAATCAAATAAAAAGCGTGCTACTTTCTCACTTGCGATAAACGATGTGTATTATAACGATGCAGGAGAACGAGTAGAATCGTGTAATTGGCATAATATTACAGTCTGGGGGAAGCTAGCCGACATTGTTGAAAAGTTTGTTAATAAAGGAAAAGAAATTGCTGTCGAAGGTAAGTTAGTTAATCGTAGCTTTGAAGATAAAGATGGTAATCAGCGCTATGTTACCGAAATTGCTGTTTCAGAATTAGTTTTTCTAGGCAGTAAGTAA